The genomic window TTGTGTTGAGGTGCTTAAGCTCAGGGTCACTATCTTAGTCTGATATCCAAAGATAATCTGCTATGGGTGGGAATGGCTCACCTGACGGTAAGGTTGACTCTGTAGGTTGATCACCGACGGGGGCGTCACTTAATAAAAGCGATCGCTGCTGCATGTTGGGTCGATCATCCAGCCGCCGCTGCACACGGCTGGGGATGCCATAGTGGTAGATAATATGTCCCCGTCCGGCTAAAACAACCATGACTGTATCGGGACGATCGCGGATAAAGGTGGCGATCGCTTCCGCCATGGTTTCATCCCAGAGCACTTGAGCCAGAAAAAAGTTTTCAAACCCTTGGCTATGGCCGTGGGAATGTTGGGCGTAGAGATCCCACAAAAGCTGGCGATAGCCTACGGAGCTGGTATCCAGATCTTGGATAGCTGGCACCCAGCGATCGTCTTCGGGCTGGAGACCCAGGAGTCCCTTTTGGGCCACCCGCCGAGTAATTTCCGTGGGGGTATTTAGCGCCACCACCGGCAGTTGATGGGCTTGGGCAAAGCGCAGGATCGGTGCGTAATACTCCCAGTCGTAGCCCCAGCGCTGATCATACTCCGTCTGTTCCCGGAGTTCAGCTTCGCTGATGTCACCGGCAAGGTACTGATCAAGGCTGGCTTGGAAGGGGCGCTGGATCATTTCTAAACCAATCGCCAGATTGGGATTGCGATCGTAGAGCTGTTGGATAATGGCCAACTGGCTGGCGTGATCGGCGGCTTGGTCATGGGTTTCCCCCAGATACACCACGTTCATCTGGGCCAGTTCATCCAAAACCCGATCCACTGTTACCGTTTGCATCCCCTCTCGCAGATGAGACACCGTCTGGGCCTGGCTACTCAGGGGCGCAGACAGGACTAGGGCAATGGAAAGGCTGGATAGGAGGGCGATCGCACGGGTGGAGATAGGCATAGGAGACAGTAGGAAAGTGCTGTGGATGGGCGCATCTTCTATCATGCCTGAACGCCATAAAAAAGAGGTGAGCCGTGACCCACCTCTAAACGCCAAGATGAACGATTCAGCCGTAGATAGCCCGCAAACTCTGGGTTCTACGGTACAGCCTACAGAGTCCGGAAGTTGGCTGCGGTCAGGGTATCCGCATCCACTCGCTGCAAGACGGCGATGTCCCGCCGTCCGACCTGAATCAGGGTATTGCGTCCTTGCTGGGTGAGGGTCAGATCGCCAAAAGATAGGTCACCCAAGAGACCGATGCGATCGCTCTGCTGCCGATTGAAGTCGCGAATGGTGTCTAGACCAGGACGTCTGCCAATGATAAAGAAGTCACGATCCGCGCCGCCAAGCAACACATCATTGCCTGCACCGCCATCCAACACGTCATTACCCGCGCCGCCACGGAGAACATCGTTGCCGGAGTTGCCATTCATGCGATCGTTGCCAATACCACCATTCATGCGATCGCTATTGCGACCACCGATCAACCGGTCATTGCCCGCATCGCCAGTGATCACATTATTGCCAGTACCGCCATTGAGCACATCATTGCCGCCCAGCCCGCGCAGGACATCGTTGCCCCCAAACCCTGCCAGCACATCATTACGTGGGCCGCCCAAGAGGACATCACGACCGTTGGAGCCCCGCAGTAAGAAGGAACGAGTTAGGACAATATCGTTGCGCACTTCTAGGTTTTGGATGCGGCGATCGCGCTGAGCTGGTGTATCCCGTTCATTGAAGGAATTGGTGGAGAACTGATCTAGCAAATATTCCGCTAGGGCATCCTGCTCGGTGCCATTATCCGCATCCGTGGCATTGCCTGTCCGCACGCCCTCTTCTGCCAAGTCCACACGATTCGTGGCAAAGAAATCTAGCGGATAGCTATCTCCCCCATCGGCTAAAAAGCTCAGGGTGACCATGCGAATTTCCCGGTTGGGATTGCCCACGAGGCGACCGTTGCGCACTAGCACATCCACCACGCGGCCGTTATCATCCAGCAGCGCTAGGTTACGGATGCGATCGCCCTCAGTGACTACCGTGCCGTTATCATCAAACTCAATGGCGGTGCGGTTGGCATCAAAACTAAAGGACATGCCGCCCACCTGAGGAAACTGACCTGGTGTCGCGCCGTCTCCGCTGGCCGCCACCCCATGCTCCATCAGATAGCGGAGCTGCTGGGCCGTGATGGTGACTAAGGATAGTTCGTTGTTAAACCGTAGGGCATTGCTGACATCGAGCTGCGAGATATCGCCCGCTTCCTTACCCGCCAGAGGGTTGGCGCTGGGTGGGAGCTGCAGAGCATCGTTGGGATCGGTGGAACCAGCCGGAAAGGTAACAAAACCGATGTTGTCGCGAATACCGCCGCCATTTTTCAGCGACACCTGCACGGTGCGATCGCTTTGTCGAGCAGTGAAGAGGTTAGCATCAGCGGTTAAGTTACCTAAGTTGGTTTCCTGGGTACGCACATCCCCACGGCTGCCGTTCAGGAAAACGGAGGTGTTGCCAAAAATCGAACCATCTAGACTAGAGATAATCGTCGATAGGTCATCCACAATCTGCTGAATTTCAGGATCCACCAGATTTTCTGCATTCAGGGCCGCAACGCCAGCATCATCTGTGGCATAGGCTCCGCTTACGGCAGAGTCTATGCTATCCGGCAGGATGACGCCATTGTCATCAAAGGTCACCACCAGTTGCCCCACGTAGCGGTAATTGCCATCGGTGTTGACCACTACTACCGGCTCTGCTTTGGGTGCGCCGTTGCTATCGGTGTCCACAATGATCGGATAAGAGTCCACCGCGACATCTCCAGGTCGGAGGCGATCGGTTTCATCAGCCAGAATGGTGTTGGAGCCACCCGCCATGATGATGTCTACACCTTCAAGGAGTCCAGCCAACTCTAGCTCAATGGCAATTTGCTGCATGTGAGCCAGCAAGATAATGTGCTGAATGCCAGCATTGGTGAGGTTATCAACCTCTGCTTGGATCGCTGCCGCTAAGCTCTCAATGTTTTCAGTACCCAGAATATCCACATCGCCAGGTGACGAAATCTGGGCA from Candidatus Obscuribacterales bacterium includes these protein-coding regions:
- a CDS encoding ChaN family lipoprotein, translating into MPISTRAIALLSSLSIALVLSAPLSSQAQTVSHLREGMQTVTVDRVLDELAQMNVVYLGETHDQAADHASQLAIIQQLYDRNPNLAIGLEMIQRPFQASLDQYLAGDISEAELREQTEYDQRWGYDWEYYAPILRFAQAHQLPVVALNTPTEITRRVAQKGLLGLQPEDDRWVPAIQDLDTSSVGYRQLLWDLYAQHSHGHSQGFENFFLAQVLWDETMAEAIATFIRDRPDTVMVVLAGRGHIIYHYGIPSRVQRRLDDRPNMQQRSLLLSDAPVGDQPTESTLPSGEPFPPIADYLWISD
- a CDS encoding 5'-nucleotidase C-terminal domain-containing protein: ANLSGLVVPDGAAPQPNSIARSVVIQEGGIDFGIVGATTPTLAQISSPGDVDILGTENIESLAAAIQAEVDNLTNAGIQHIILLAHMQQIAIELELAGLLEGVDIIMAGGSNTILADETDRLRPGDVAVDSYPIIVDTDSNGAPKAEPVVVVNTDGNYRYVGQLVVTFDDNGVILPDSIDSAVSGAYATDDAGVAALNAENLVDPEIQQIVDDLSTIISSLDGSIFGNTSVFLNGSRGDVRTQETNLGNLTADANLFTARQSDRTVQVSLKNGGGIRDNIGFVTFPAGSTDPNDALQLPPSANPLAGKEAGDISQLDVSNALRFNNELSLVTITAQQLRYLMEHGVAASGDGATPGQFPQVGGMSFSFDANRTAIEFDDNGTVVTEGDRIRNLALLDDNGRVVDVLVRNGRLVGNPNREIRMVTLSFLADGGDSYPLDFFATNRVDLAEEGVRTGNATDADNGTEQDALAEYLLDQFSTNSFNERDTPAQRDRRIQNLEVRNDIVLTRSFLLRGSNGRDVLLGGPRNDVLAGFGGNDVLRGLGGNDVLNGGTGNNVITGDAGNDRLIGGRNSDRMNGGIGNDRMNGNSGNDVLRGGAGNDVLDGGAGNDVLLGGADRDFFIIGRRPGLDTIRDFNRQQSDRIGLLGDLSFGDLTLTQQGRNTLIQVGRRDIAVLQRVDADTLTAANFRTL